One genomic window of Hydra vulgaris chromosome 03, alternate assembly HydraT2T_AEP includes the following:
- the LOC100210716 gene encoding gelsolin-like protein 1 produces MQKAKKYDWKDSNMALFGSDTEKKVKKESAESEPAWHGAGQKVGLQIWRIVKFKVTHWEKEQYGEFFTGDSYIILNTYKDEEELKYDVHFWIGEYSTQDEYATAAYKTVELDTYLDDKPIQHREVQGYESCLFKKYFPTFILLKGGADSGFRRVLPEVYVPRLFHVKKEGRNISCTQIGLKRGNLTSDDVFIIDAGEKIYQYNGSKCSHDEKFKAAQEIARLKGTRGKARVETLEENAISNEHPALMLLKDGESKKKEKCHGERKMFRVSDADGSLDMDPVEGEISKDKLTSDDVYIINTGEHVYCWIGSGASIDERKNGLAYASNYLSQTETPYLPITVIAEGKENDDFKKAF; encoded by the exons atgcagaaagCTAAGAAATATGACTGGAAAGACTCAAACATGGCCTTGTTTGGCAGTGATACAGAGAAAAag gTGAAAAAAGAGTCTGCTGAATCAGAACCAGCATGGCACGGTGCGGGGCAAAAAGTTGGACTTCAAATATGGAGAATTGTCAAGTTCAAA gTTACACATTGGGAAAAAGAGCAGTATGGAGAATTTTTTACTGGCGATTCATACATTATCTTAAATACATATAAAGATGAAGAAGAACTTAAGTATGATGTTCACTTCTGGATTGGAGAATACTCAACACAAGATGAGTATGCTACTGCTGCATACAAAACAGTAGAGCTTGATACATATTTAGATGACAAACCCATTCAACATCGTGAAGTTCAAGGTTATGAATCTTGTCTCTTCAAGAAGTACTTCCCAA catttatcCTACTGAAAGGAGGTGCTGATTCTGGTTTTCGAAGAGTTTTACCTGAAGTTTATGTTCCAAGATTATTCCATGTCAAAAAGGAAGGCAGGAATATCTCATGTACCCAGATAGGATTGAAACGAGGCAACTTGACATCAGATGATGTATTTATTATTGATGCAGGAGAAAAAATTTACCAG tacaaTGGTTCAAAATGCAGTCATGATGAAAAATTCAAAGCTGCTCAAGAAATTGCAAGACTCAAAGGTACTCGTGGAAAAGCTAGAGTTGAAACATTGGAGGAAAATGCGATATCCAATGAACATCCAGCTTTAATGCTCTTAAAAGATGGTGAAAGTAAAAAG AAAGAAAAATGTCATGGTGAACGAAAGATGTTTAG AGTAAGTGATGCTGATGGAAGTCTAGACATGGATCCTGTGGAAGGAGAGATTAGTAAAGATAAACTTACAAGTGATGATG tttatattatCAACACTGGTGAGCATGTATATTGCTGGATAGGATCTGGAGCAAGTATTGATGAACGTAAAAACGGTCTTGCTTATGCCAGCAACTATTTAAGTCAAACTGAAACACCTTATTTGCCCATCACAGTTATTGCAGAAGGCAAAGAAAATGACgactttaaaaaagcattttaa